The Muntiacus reevesi chromosome 7, mMunRee1.1, whole genome shotgun sequence genome includes a region encoding these proteins:
- the GCNT3 gene encoding beta-1,3-galactosyl-O-glycosyl-glycoprotein beta-1,6-N-acetylglucosaminyltransferase 3, whose amino-acid sequence MKMTGWKKKLCRGHHLWALGCYMLLAVVALRLSLRLKCDVDSLDLESRGFQSQRCRDVLYKNLKLPAKRSINCSGITRGDQEAVSQALLDNLEVKKKRLPFTDTDYLNMTRDCEWFKARRKFIQFPLSKEELDFPIAYSMVVHEKIENFERLLRAVYAPQNIYCVHVDEKSPETFKEAVKAIISCFPNVFMASKLVPVVYASWSRVQADLNCMEDLLQSSVPWKYLLNTCGTDFPIKTNAEMVLALKMLNGKNSMESEIPSEYKKTRWKYRYEVTDRLYLTSKVKDPPPDNLPMFTGNAYFVASRAFVQHVLENPKSRRLIEWAKDTYSPDEHLWATLQRAPWMPGSVPYHPKYHISDMTAIARLVKWQGHEGDVSMGAPYAPCSGIHQRAICIYGAGDLHWILQNHHLLANKFDPRVDDNVLQCLEEYLRHKAIYGTEL is encoded by the coding sequence ATGAAGATGACTGGGTGGAAGAAGAAGCTCTGCCGGGGTCATCATCTGTGGGCCCTGGGCTGCTATATGCTGCTGGCCGTTGTTGCTCTGAGGCTTTCTCTCAGGTTGAAATGTGATGTAGATTCCTTGGATCTGGAGTCCAGGGGCTTCCAAAGTCAGCGTTGTAGAGACGTTTTATACAAGAACCTGAAGCTGCCAGCGAAGAGATCGATCAACTGTTCTGGGATCACACGAGGGGACCAGGAAGCGGTGAGCCAGGCTCTCCTGGACAACCTGGAAGTCAAGAAGAAGCGGTTGCCTTTCACTGACACCGATTACCTCAACATGACCAGAGACTGTGAGTGGTTTAAGGCCCGAAGGAAGTTCATACAGTTCCCACTGAGCAAAGAAGAGTTAGACTTCCCCATTGCATACTCGATGGTAGTCCATGAGAAGATTGAAAACTTTGAACGGCTGCTGCGAGCTGTGTATGCCCCTCAGAACATATACTGTGTCCATGTGGATGAGAAGTCCCCTGAAACTTTCAAAGAGGCAGTCAAGGCCATTATTTCCTGCTTCCCCAATGTCTTCATGGCCAGTAAGTTGGTCCCGGTGGTTTATGCCTCCTGGTCCAGAGTGCAGGCTGACCTGAACTGTATGGAAGACTTGCTCCAGAGCTCAGTGCCATGGAAATACTTACTGAATACATGCGGGACAGACTTCCCCATAAAGACCAACGCCGAGATGGTCCTGGCCCTCAAGATGTTGAATgggaagaacagtatggagtctGAGATACCCTCTGAGTACAAAAAAACTCGCTGGAAATACCGCTACGAGGTGACAGACAGACTGTACCTAACCAGCAAGGTGAAGGACCCTCCGCCTGATAACTTACCGATGTTCACAGGGAATGCCTATTTTGTGGCTTCTCGAGCCTTTGTCCAGCATGTGTTAGAGAACCCCAAATCCCGAAGACTGATTGAGTGGGCCAAAGACACCTATAGCCCTGATGAACACCTCTGGGCCACCCTTCAGCGTGCACCATGGATGCCTGGCTCTGTTCCCTACCACCCCAAGTATCACATCTCAGACATGACTGCCATCGCCAGGCTGGTCAAGTGGCAGGGCCACGAGGGAGATGTCAGCATGGGGGCACCTTATGCACCTTGCTCTGGAATCCATCAGCGGGCCATTTGCATTTATGGGGCCGGGGACCTGCACTGGATTCTCCAGAACCATCACCTCTTGGCAAACAAGTTTGACCCAAGGGTGGATGATAACGTCCTGCAGTGCTTAGAAGAGTATTTACGTCATAAGGCCATCTATGGGACTGAACTTTGA